GAAGTAGTGTATGTAGACAACAAATCAGCAGAAGTAGTGTATACAGATACGTGCACACAGTTCACTGCTATATCTTACCTTCAATCTCGTAGAAGCAGAAAGACTAGTCCGTGGACGATCTTAAGGGACAGCAGTCTATAAAACCTACTGTTCGAGTTGCTCTCTAGTGTATGAAATTTCATATACCCATCCATCCGGTGCGAACATAGAACCTCctctgtttagacaggttcagTCATAGCGAATAATCAAAGGAGTCCGGCATCTCTGAAAATTTATCAGTTCAAGGACTAATTGGTGGCCATCTTGTGCAGATTGCAGCACCTCTTGTGATTGTTTGACATAGGCTAAAATGTACTGGGTGGTTGAAAGTTCGAGCCCTGGTATCCCGAAATTCTAAGATAATTATCCCAAGATAAGTCAATTCCAAGATTGGTCAATCTCAAGATAGATTATTAACTCCAAGATGAGGTAATTCCAAGATGGGTCTTTAATCCTAACATGGGAGTGGTTTGATGCTAAGCTTATGCTTAAGAGCTTCTAGTGTTCCACTCTTCAATCCCAAGATAGGTTTTCATCCCAAGATGGGATTTCGAGTGATGGGGCGTGTTAAATATCAACAAtaatgatgacataagcatgcttaggtcatcaataTGACATCATCACTGTACTCGGTTATTGTAGCAAGAGTAGCCTCCAAGTTTCATAGTTACTGCAATAGATTTATCATAGGCAGTTAATATTCATGTTTTATCTATAAATAGAGGCATAGCCTCATTGTAATACGTGGAGAAGTATGAATACAATTCATAGCATAAACACTTATGCCCCTATTCTATAATCTATAGAACAGATTTCTCCCTTCTCTCTAGCATACAATCTAAGTTTGTAACAATTAATTATTTCCCGAACACCTTAAAGGCTTTTTAGAACACGACCTACTGCAAGTTCGTCATAAAATATTTATTAGGGTCCTACAAGCTTACAATTACAATATCCTACCTAGCTATAAGCACATAACTAAGTCACCACAATCAATTGTTCCACACACGATCATAAGTCACCACAATCAATTGTTCACACGATCATTAGAAAAAATCATTATCGAAACAACAATATCTAAATCATTCATAGATATAAATTCCGCAAAATTAAAACACATCTAAACAAACAAAAAATTAGAGTGAAACTATACGACTAACAATGCATCCTGAAACTTCTGCAACGCTACAGCAGGTAATCGCGGAATCAAGCTCTCGATAATATCCGATGGAAGTTGATATAAACTCGATAAATCACCATCACCTATACGCACAAAAAACAGATTATCACAGATTATCAATACACATAAATTCACAATTCAACTTGAAAAATAGTTTAAAAACAGTAAAAACTAACCGAACAGAatcatatctttaactgaatCTAAGCAGAGATTAAATAGAGAAGGAGCTTCTCTCATTTTTGAGCCTGAGCAATTAATTAAATAGGTGAGATAATAAATTAAAGTAATTAGTAATTAGAGCTTGTACAATTGGAATATAAACCCTAGAAATGATTGAATTGAACTTACCGGGTTCAATTGAATTTCAGAAGACTAAAGTTGTTTGGCGCTGTGGGTGAAAACTTTTCAAATTGAAGTTTTTCTCAAACTTTGCTAGTTTAAAACTTTAAAATGACCCTCTAAATTGAAAAAagattttaatatatttttgtataaaataataatattgaGAAATTGTTtacttttgatttttttaaaatcttGGCCTGCTAAATGAACATTATGACTCATTCATTTGATAGgaagaaaaataatttttttatcacTCAATTATTTATACAATTAAAAATCTATGACTCAactttcatttttattttttgtcACTAACGTCACTTTTGTATTGAATTTTATCGTATCTTGTCCATGTTACTGTCGAAAAATGAAGAACATATTTCCCGTAAACGGCCCCATTCCGATCACCGACCACTCACCGGTAAGcctatttataattttttagtccAAATCACTATATACAAAATCAACAACTCATGTCAACAACAATCACGATCAAATGCTTCTCTACGATTCCGTTGAGTTCAACCAAAAAATCCGGCGAGTACAAAATCCGGCAATATCAAAATTGATTTAAAACTGAATAAACTAAATGCTTATGAAATTAATACACTCTTACAAGACTATTACACTAATTTATACTTACAAGTGATCACACAATCAACAAAAAATGATTCAATTTTAATACTTAAACTCCCAATTTGAACTCCAAATTTAcattcaaatttgagtttgatctTCAGAAACCTTAAGAACACTCGAGAGTTTTTTAAAAATACGGCCCGGGTCAGATGTCATGAGCAGGTTACTTGTTATGAATAGTCTAACTTAACATTTTTAGATAATAATAAAAGAATAGTTCGATTTGAAAAAGAAATATAACTCTTGGTGCcgaaaaaataaaatatttagttCAGTGATGATAGATTTCTAAATAAATTAATAGTTAAGtgttaaaaaaataatttttcctATGGTAAGATGTTTTATATAGTATCAATTAAAATGTACTGGAGTCTTAAGAGCATCTCCTACAGTATTTTAGTAAACtcttaaatataatataaaataaggATTTTTGTAGTGTGTGCTCATGGTCACATGCTAAGAGTTAGTGCTTGATTAGGTATCCACAAAATATTGGTGAAGAACTCATTAATAATGATGGACCTCCTGCATGTACAAAAATCTGCACTAATAAAATTTATTACAACCCATCAATCACACTTTCTTAGCTGGACACACACTAGACAAACCGTATAAATAATGCGACTCTTAGCAAGTTAGGACATATATTTCCGTATAACTCCAACAATACTCTTTATTTTGCATCTTGggttatattttatttatatttcaatttttttttatcgtaggtaacccgcagccgctacacttcgggtgcgcactgggtaaaccctacgggctcacgctgtgacgactgagaattttgcgacataattaagtcaataaagtatgtgttatgtgattataattatgtgactaagtgatgattaattgtcttttttgtatattagaatataggagcgtggataaaaaaaacgttccaatttaaagagtcagcttagaagttaagctgtggtgtcgggccgtcaggtagaacggaacccgtcctaatagggagttaaagaatataaaatataaaatatgtgtgattgaatgaactgaatgtttaaataaagtatttcgtcctaagtgacgtgttgattgataatgataatgagaagcgtaatcgaaacgctgagcgtcgggccgtcaggctgaacgtgacccggtacgcgtaaaagaggataaagattaaagaaggataaattctactgatcagacctgagtcgttacgtgattatatatgtgagattgttgtttgtgtgcatgactatgtgttctgtgacaattttatgaattttaaagggattatgtgacttaaataaaggtttaattaaccttcgcgcatttttataaaatcattcgagtaagataaaaatatgggatttgttctgttatcttcatagcggtcctagagactttttaaaaattaTGAGTGAATTTATTTgatgatctttgcatttttaaattgattttatgtgggaAATGATATTATTAAGGCGagattgcgaaattcatataaaatcaaccgtacgctcaaaatcttattatgagtaatggttggaaagctaatttcgaggcataagtattaaaattgtcattttcaataattttcgacttcccgagagagatatattttatatttaatccttgTTACATTTTAGTAAAAAGGAAGGaacaaataagaataaaaagggaattagtaatgtactaaaatgcccttgattttgattgagtataaaactcaaccCCTCCCCCTTTTTCCTTCTTTTTCCGAGCACCATcactctttcttctctctttctttctcacactctctctcggctactctctctctttctctctctcggatcttcttcttttctctgggtaaaccacttgtttctttgataattatcaccaatccttctcaaaatctcttgttaaTCATACAAAAGTGGTTATTGGAATGTGCATGTGTGAATATCTTGTTGCATGCAagctcgatgtgtgtgtgtgtgtgtgttcatgcTTGATGCGTGTGTACGTGTGTGTATATGGTCTAGTATGTGCTTAAGGAGATGAATTTATaattgaaaaatgattttcaaagccAAGTGAGTCTTGCATGTGCCTTGTGTGTACATAAATCGGAGGAttcaaggttggaaaccccgaattggggcaccaccgagaaaccaccgccaccggtgatgaactccggtgaactgGTGGTGAGTTGTGATGTTAAAAACTGAACTCTAATACCATAAAAGTTGATTTCGTTGTTTGCATGCTTGGATCgtttaaatttttaaaaaggttttgatttctaaaagttaaATTGATAAGTGATTATTAGAAATGAGTTGTCGatttgattatgggttgatttgtgattAAAGGATTAAGAGAAATCACTTGCATGTGTTGTTTTCTTGAAAACCCGAATGGTTTTGATCCTTGGAATAATTGATTTGATTTTCTTGTTGAATAAAGTaattatggattgttattagGATGGTTAATGGATTAAAAGAAGTGAAATTGTTATTGCATGTTGTGCTTTGGTCAAGTTTTGTACTAATGAAAAgggaattaaaatttaataactTGATTCTTGGTTAATTAGCTAGTCTCGAGatttgcatgttgatttacaaaAGGAATTAGTGTTGCATGTTAAAGTATAGTCTTGCATGTGAATGACAAGTTGAAAATAAGCTAAAAAGGATGAGTGTTGGACTAATTTCAAGTTTTAAGCAAATCTAatgcttgcatgtcaatgttcgacctttgaattgtgttttgtggatatagccgaatggaatgtaggaataaaaaggaattgatttGATGTTAAGTCAATGCATGAGTAATTTTAGAGATTATGTGATTTATATGTTTATTTGGATTCGAATTTTGATGATAAAAGAGAAGAGAATGATTCTTTTTAAAGATTTTGGATTGTGTTATATGTTTATGTGAGCTAAGGTGGAGATTAATTAATTTTGATAACCATAAGTGATAATTATGGTCGTAAAGGTTTAGTTGAGAATAAACCATGTACTCGTAAGAATTATATTAGagtgatttgagaaatagctaaggttaAGCAAGTGCCTTCGATGGTTaagtatatataaagatataaaagttacgagaaaaggatatgctatatgctatgtgctatgtgcttatgtgtataagctataatcgtatactcgagtcaaggatgtaatcgagttatcgtattgagtgatcgttccgggaacgagagttgagaatctgattaaggtttggttttattgtagattcggagcgtgagggcattcaggctaggaaaggaaaggatttactaggtggcagtagttcaaccttcaggaaagcaaattcaggcaagtaactctgattacttgtgtaaatggttataaagagaatgttgttcataccatgtagagtattgaactgtttaattatgaaaccctgatattgatttgagataccctgcctttgttcttgataaactgttattgataagcttaatgattcaaccctttgataatctgtcctttctgttcaagttatctattaagccatggattatattgaaccctctgattatccttgttaaccctgtttaatgataccctgttttcCCGATCACCCTATTAATCCTTACACAGATgctgatccttctaatttagcGCCTTtttatccttgatacagaatccttatgaattgttccttgtttatctttgaatcactccctgaactttgtttccttaaaatctgaattaagaatgagtttcgacttgaaagagtccgaatgatttcaaatgcttggtaatgataaaatgaattttagaaaacctatttgtttttccaactcaaggttttccaaatgaattcctgatggattggattgggacgtaagaggctagtgagactagtccagtcatggtaagaggctagcggggctagtccaacttaaggctgaaattatgccgattggtaccttaaagacctggaatggaggtcgatacgggctgatcacccgtatataatgaaatggaaagataaagtgatccaatcaagggttctaaatgattatttaataaaaagggaactgaaactttctgttcagtaaattgattcttgaaaatagaaatggtttatattgttttgaaaagagttatgtcaatgtgaagcttaaagctcgagaaccctgattcttgaattgttgaacatatgattgattccatatattgaaatactgttgttttcctctattgaaagatctattctgatcctttattgatttgtgatgaatgtcggctttcgtcctacTTTGAGCCTTGTaccttgaaagccccacattatcccTCAAAATCTTTCCTTaaacccaaaagctggaaatctgccacctagatcaaataaagtagaatgccctgagtttggtaaagcatactgtgaattgatattgtagaactgctatacagttacttgctgagttttatactcatttgttttgttttaatctaaccatggcagttaagcaagaagatggccaggtttaggcgcactgctcgtaagagcgtatctggtggtccctaccgtgttgagggcttccggttgccagagcaggtagtgatAAATaagagtgagctcgcgcctagatggaatgtttaaagatacaatgggttatctgtcggttcccagccggaatcgatattgtttatttaatgatattttgggattgtaagttatattttatgattggtagttgtaatcttgtctcaaattttatcctgttgatcatgttagtagttaatcgaggtttatgcatatttaattagtggattaaaggtgtgtgagtcctcatttcctaaccccgagattgagggcgtcacacacGCAATAGCGGGTAAACCACATGAAcgaaggtaaaccgcatttaagtgACAGACTCTGACTCATGAgtcataatcataaattctccccCCGTGATATTCGAACATGTGACAAAGAGGATAGTTATCTTATCTCCTCTTTAACCAGCTGAGCCATTCCTTGCGGGCTATTTCAACTTTTTCATGAAAAATGTTTGAGATGAAACATGTGCATGTGATTATTTATCCAATGACTCTTAAAATAGAGTAGAGAGAAGATACTCTTTATATTTTGATGTAAAAGGAGTCTAGTGGAGATGCTCCACTGGCTTACATTGCAAGCagctctatatatatatatatttgcattAGTATTTAGCAGTGAAGGATAAGTGTTGGGATACTGATATCGTGTAATTAGATAAGTGCTGCAATAGTAATATGGAAAAGCGTCACGGATTTATCAGCGCTTAATTTTACAATTTCTTGACTTTTCATGGATCTTATCGTCACTTGATATTTTAATTCTAGAGCATTATCTATCCATGAAATTTCTTGCATACAGATTATTATAATCCATTATTTTATATCAACACTCGTAAAACACTTAACCAAACACAAATTTAAAATGTATTAATTCACTTATATTATATCTAGCTAAAACACCACAAGCTTTAGCTCATGCACACTACAATCACAATTTGAAAGTGTGTACATAACAAAAGAACAGATAAATTGAAACTAAAGTTGAACATATAGATCTCTAGTAGTTCAATATAAGAAGCCCATATTGATGATGGTTTGGAGGTTCATTGGGTCCATATGTTCTGCAGTTCCATTGTAAATGGTATCGACAATTATCCTGTTTGCCTGTTCTGTTGGATGGTAGGCATCCCAAAACACATAGTTTTGTCTGTCTGCACAAAGAAATGAGAATCTAGTGCAAAGCCCAACTCCATTAAATGGCCCTTGTCCACAACATGCCATCCTTGCTTCCTTAAAACCTGTTTTTATTTAGTCCATGCatgagagagagagggagagagggagagagagagggagagagggagagagagagagggagagagggagagagagagggagagagagagagagggagagagggagagagagagagggagagagggagaggagagggagagagggagagagagagagagagatgtacaAACCAAATGCTAAGGGATTGCTGAGGAAATCATTTTGCCTATTAATAGCATTAGTAGCAACAAAGACATCAGTATTCAATTCCATATTGAGTTCTTTAATCATCGCAATAAGCTTTGGATTGTACAATTCTGCAGCTAGTTGAGGCTCCGGAGCACAGGTTCCATCTGTGCTCCTGAAGGCCGCCACCCCCGGAACGCATCCGAGCGGTCCAGTTCCGGTCACCAAAACCCTCCTAGACCCCAAATCATACAGCCTCTGCAAAAAAAAAAATATTCTCAGATTTAATCGAGATGCACAAAAAGTCTGATCCCGAAAATCAGGCTCAGAAAAGCCCGTAAATTTGTACCTGTAGTATCTTCTTGTATTCTGAAACGAGAAAGGTGGTATAATCTGGAAGATTGAATTGAAGTCTTCTAGCAGTAACTGGTG
The window above is part of the Apium graveolens cultivar Ventura unplaced genomic scaffold, ASM990537v1 ctg3688, whole genome shotgun sequence genome. Proteins encoded here:
- the LOC141701301 gene encoding GDSL esterase/lipase At4g28780-like; protein product: MSIFSIFLVISIVNTASASAAPAPAPQPPERPRAFFVFGDSLVDNGNNNYLLTTARADSPPYGIDSFNRLPSGRFSNGLNIPDLISEKLGAPPTLPYLSPQLDGDNLLTGANFASAGVGILNDTGFQFVNIINIDQQLLYFEEYQRRLIGYIGLDEARKLVNNGLVLISLGGNDFVNNYFLAPVTARRLQFNLPDYTTFLVSEYKKILQRLYDLGSRRVLVTGTGPLGCVPGVAAFRSTDGTCAPEPQLAAELYNPKLIAMIKELNMELNTDVFVATNAINRQNDFLSNPLAFGFKEARMACCGQGPFNGVGLCTRFSFLCADRQNYVFWDAYHPTEQANRIIVDTIYNGTAEHMDPMNLQTIINMGFLY